From the Solea senegalensis isolate Sse05_10M linkage group LG16, IFAPA_SoseM_1, whole genome shotgun sequence genome, one window contains:
- the hif1aa gene encoding hypoxia inducible factor 1 subunit alpha a isoform X2, giving the protein MDTGIVPEKKRVTSERRKEKSRDAARCRRGKESEVFYELAQQLPLPHSISSSLDKASIMRLAISYLRIRQLLSPDEPVAEEETELDMQLNSSYLKALDGFLMVLSEDGDIVYLSENVNKCLGMAQFDLTGHSVFDFTHPCDQEELREMLIHRTGSKKNKEPNTERSFFLRMKCTLTSRGRTVNVKSATWKVLHCSGHVRVYETQTEKTNENTEPPVPHLVLICDPIPHPSNIEVPLDTKTFLSRHTMDMKFTYCDERITELMGYDPEDLLNRSVYEYYHALDSDHLTKTHHNLFAKGQVSTGQYRMLAKSGGFVWVETQATVIYNNKNSQPQCVVCVNFVLSGIQEEKMILSLEQTTDMKPVKKEEQKQEPVLELEEEEAVVVDSSLPDMSPTLLKEEEDEEDEEKEDNVPELDVIKLFTQAAETKPSLYDQLKGEPEALTLLAPAAGDTIISLDFSCPDSEIQLLSDVPLYNGVMLPSPGDKLALSLSPLPSSEPLCLAAASDESKPKSFAPAPSSAAASHSATETVTPLGFCLPMDSDMSSDFKLDLVEKLFAIDTEPKSPFTTQMEDLDLEMLAPYIPMDDDFQLRSLTPDEPLSLKSSPVHITQDVSSYPSSPFSSLSSRTASPSPPESVNSPATSIAKITPHLDKEVSLRTLATQNIQRKRKLCDLKEMTEQRSLLHEQLDQGKKLKAANLGSTTTNTTTTTILLLPSDVASRLLGTTSEGSGSLFSLPQLTRYDCEVNAPVQGRQYLLQGQELLRALDHIN; this is encoded by the exons atggacacaggaaTTGTACCCGAAAAGAAAAG AGTGACCTCGGAGCGGAGGAAGGAGAAGTCGAGGGATGCGGCGCGATGCCGCCGTGGGAAGGAGTCGGAGGTGTTCTACGAGCTGGCCCAGCAGCTGCCTCTGCCCCACAGCATCAGCTCCAGCCTGGACAAAGCCTCCATCATGAGGCTCGCCATCAGCTACCTGCGCATTAGGCAGCTGCTCAGCCCTG ATGAACCAGTGGCAGAAGAGGAGACAGAGCTGGACATGCAGCTCAACAGCTCCTACCTTAAGGCTCTGGATGGCTTCCTTATGGTGCTGTCTGAAGATGGAGATATCGTTTATCTCTCTGAGAATGTCAACAAATGCCTTGGGATGGCACAG TTTGACCTGACTGGACACAGCGTGTTTGACTTCACACATCCCTGTGACCAGGAGGAGCTGCGAGAGATGCTCATCCACAGAACAG GCTCCAAGAAGAACAAGGAACCAAACACCGAGCGCAGCTTTTTCCTCCGCATGAAATGTACTCTGACAAGCAGGGGCCGCACTGTCAATGTCAAGTCGGCTACATGGAAG GTTCTCCACTGCTCTGGTCATGTTCGTGTGTATGAAACCCAGACTGAAAAGACCAACGAGAACACGGAGCCTCCCGTCCCCCACCTGGTTTTGATCTGTGACCCCATTCCCCACCCTTCCAACATCGAGGTCCCTCTGGACACCAAGACCTTCCTCAGCCGCCACACGATGGACATGAAGTTCACGTATTGTGATGAGAG GATCACTGAGCTCATGGGTTATGATCCAGAGGACTTACTGAATCGTTCCGTGTATGAGTACTATCATGCTCTGGACTCTGACCACCTTACTAAGACTCACCATAACC TGTTTGCAAAGGGCCAGGTGAGCACAGGACAGTACCGTATGTTGGCCAAGAGCGGAGGCTTTGTGTGGGTGGAAACTCAGGCCACTGTCATCtacaacaacaagaactcccAACCACAGTGTGTTGTCTGCGTCAACTTTGTGCTCAG TGGCATCcaggaggagaaaatgatcTTGTCACTGGAGCAGACTACAGATATGAAGCCTGTGAAGAAGGAGGAGCAGAAACAGGAACCGGtgctggagctggaggaagaagaggctGTTGTGGTGGACAGCAGCCTGCCTGACATGTCCCCAACCctgctgaaggaggaggaggacgaggaggacgaggagaaggAGGACAACGTCCCTGAACTGGACGTGATCAAACTATTTACTCAGGCTGCAGAGACCAAGCCAAGCTTGTATGACCAGCTGAAAGGGGAGCCCGAGGCCCTCACCCTGCTGGCCCCGGCTGCTGGAGACACAATCATCTCCCTGGACTTCAGCTGCCCTG ATTCAGAGATTCAGCTGCTGAGCGACGTCCCTCTCTACAACGGCGTAATGCTGCCCTCCCCGGGTGACAAACTGGCTCTGTCTCTTTCGCCCCTGCCATCCAGCGAGCCTCTCTGTCTCGCCGCCGCCTCTGATGAGTCAAAACCCAAGAGCTTTGCTCCAGCTCCATCCTCTGCAGCAGCCAGCCATAGCGCCACAGAG ACTGTCACTCCATTGGGCTTTTGTTTACCCATGGACTCCGATATGAGCTCAGACTTCAAACTTGACTTGGTGGAGAAGCTTTTTGCCATTGATACAGAGCCCAAGAGCCCATTTACCACACAG ATGGAAGATTTGGACCTGGAGATGCTGGCTCCCTACATCCCCATGGATGACGACTTTCAGCTGCGCAGTCTGACCCCGGATGAGCCTCTGTCCCTCAAGAGTTCTCCGGTCCACATCACACAGGACGTCAGCAGCTATCCCAGCTCCCCATTCAGTTCACTGAGCAGTCGCACTGCTTCCCCATCTCCACCCGAGTCTGTGAACTCCCCTGCTACCAGCATTGCCAAAAT AACCCCACATTTGGACAAAGAAGTCTCACTCAGGACTCTGGCTACTCAGAACATACAGCGCAAAAGAAAACTTTGTGACCTAAAAGAGATGACTGAACAG AGAAGTTTGCTTCATGAGCAACTGGACCAGGGCAAAAAGCTGAAAGCTGCCAATTTGGGATcaaccaccaccaacaccaccaccaccaccatacTCCTGCTGCCTTCAG atgtggCGAGTCGTCTGCTCGGCACCACTTCAGAAGGCAGCGGTTCTCTTTTCTCCCTGCCACAGCTCACCCGCTACGACTGCGAGGTTAACGCCCCCGTGCAGGGCCGCCAGTACCTGCTGCAGGGGCAGGAGCTGCTGCGCGCACTGGACCATATTAACTGA
- the hif1aa gene encoding hypoxia inducible factor 1 subunit alpha a isoform X1: MDTGIVPEKKRVTSERRKEKSRDAARCRRGKESEVFYELAQQLPLPHSISSSLDKASIMRLAISYLRIRQLLSPDEPVAEEETELDMQLNSSYLKALDGFLMVLSEDGDIVYLSENVNKCLGMAQFDLTGHSVFDFTHPCDQEELREMLIHRTGSKKNKEPNTERSFFLRMKCTLTSRGRTVNVKSATWKVLHCSGHVRVYETQTEKTNENTEPPVPHLVLICDPIPHPSNIEVPLDTKTFLSRHTMDMKFTYCDERITELMGYDPEDLLNRSVYEYYHALDSDHLTKTHHNLFAKGQVSTGQYRMLAKSGGFVWVETQATVIYNNKNSQPQCVVCVNFVLSGIQEEKMILSLEQTTDMKPVKKEEQKQEPVLELEEEEAVVVDSSLPDMSPTLLKEEEDEEDEEKEDNVPELDVIKLFTQAAETKPSLYDQLKGEPEALTLLAPAAGDTIISLDFSCPDSEIQLLSDVPLYNGVMLPSPGDKLALSLSPLPSSEPLCLAAASDESKPKSFAPAPSSAAASHSATETVTPLGFCLPMDSDMSSDFKLDLVEKLFAIDTEPKSPFTTQEMEDLDLEMLAPYIPMDDDFQLRSLTPDEPLSLKSSPVHITQDVSSYPSSPFSSLSSRTASPSPPESVNSPATSIAKITPHLDKEVSLRTLATQNIQRKRKLCDLKEMTEQRSLLHEQLDQGKKLKAANLGSTTTNTTTTTILLLPSDVASRLLGTTSEGSGSLFSLPQLTRYDCEVNAPVQGRQYLLQGQELLRALDHIN, from the exons atggacacaggaaTTGTACCCGAAAAGAAAAG AGTGACCTCGGAGCGGAGGAAGGAGAAGTCGAGGGATGCGGCGCGATGCCGCCGTGGGAAGGAGTCGGAGGTGTTCTACGAGCTGGCCCAGCAGCTGCCTCTGCCCCACAGCATCAGCTCCAGCCTGGACAAAGCCTCCATCATGAGGCTCGCCATCAGCTACCTGCGCATTAGGCAGCTGCTCAGCCCTG ATGAACCAGTGGCAGAAGAGGAGACAGAGCTGGACATGCAGCTCAACAGCTCCTACCTTAAGGCTCTGGATGGCTTCCTTATGGTGCTGTCTGAAGATGGAGATATCGTTTATCTCTCTGAGAATGTCAACAAATGCCTTGGGATGGCACAG TTTGACCTGACTGGACACAGCGTGTTTGACTTCACACATCCCTGTGACCAGGAGGAGCTGCGAGAGATGCTCATCCACAGAACAG GCTCCAAGAAGAACAAGGAACCAAACACCGAGCGCAGCTTTTTCCTCCGCATGAAATGTACTCTGACAAGCAGGGGCCGCACTGTCAATGTCAAGTCGGCTACATGGAAG GTTCTCCACTGCTCTGGTCATGTTCGTGTGTATGAAACCCAGACTGAAAAGACCAACGAGAACACGGAGCCTCCCGTCCCCCACCTGGTTTTGATCTGTGACCCCATTCCCCACCCTTCCAACATCGAGGTCCCTCTGGACACCAAGACCTTCCTCAGCCGCCACACGATGGACATGAAGTTCACGTATTGTGATGAGAG GATCACTGAGCTCATGGGTTATGATCCAGAGGACTTACTGAATCGTTCCGTGTATGAGTACTATCATGCTCTGGACTCTGACCACCTTACTAAGACTCACCATAACC TGTTTGCAAAGGGCCAGGTGAGCACAGGACAGTACCGTATGTTGGCCAAGAGCGGAGGCTTTGTGTGGGTGGAAACTCAGGCCACTGTCATCtacaacaacaagaactcccAACCACAGTGTGTTGTCTGCGTCAACTTTGTGCTCAG TGGCATCcaggaggagaaaatgatcTTGTCACTGGAGCAGACTACAGATATGAAGCCTGTGAAGAAGGAGGAGCAGAAACAGGAACCGGtgctggagctggaggaagaagaggctGTTGTGGTGGACAGCAGCCTGCCTGACATGTCCCCAACCctgctgaaggaggaggaggacgaggaggacgaggagaaggAGGACAACGTCCCTGAACTGGACGTGATCAAACTATTTACTCAGGCTGCAGAGACCAAGCCAAGCTTGTATGACCAGCTGAAAGGGGAGCCCGAGGCCCTCACCCTGCTGGCCCCGGCTGCTGGAGACACAATCATCTCCCTGGACTTCAGCTGCCCTG ATTCAGAGATTCAGCTGCTGAGCGACGTCCCTCTCTACAACGGCGTAATGCTGCCCTCCCCGGGTGACAAACTGGCTCTGTCTCTTTCGCCCCTGCCATCCAGCGAGCCTCTCTGTCTCGCCGCCGCCTCTGATGAGTCAAAACCCAAGAGCTTTGCTCCAGCTCCATCCTCTGCAGCAGCCAGCCATAGCGCCACAGAG ACTGTCACTCCATTGGGCTTTTGTTTACCCATGGACTCCGATATGAGCTCAGACTTCAAACTTGACTTGGTGGAGAAGCTTTTTGCCATTGATACAGAGCCCAAGAGCCCATTTACCACACAG GAGATGGAAGATTTGGACCTGGAGATGCTGGCTCCCTACATCCCCATGGATGACGACTTTCAGCTGCGCAGTCTGACCCCGGATGAGCCTCTGTCCCTCAAGAGTTCTCCGGTCCACATCACACAGGACGTCAGCAGCTATCCCAGCTCCCCATTCAGTTCACTGAGCAGTCGCACTGCTTCCCCATCTCCACCCGAGTCTGTGAACTCCCCTGCTACCAGCATTGCCAAAAT AACCCCACATTTGGACAAAGAAGTCTCACTCAGGACTCTGGCTACTCAGAACATACAGCGCAAAAGAAAACTTTGTGACCTAAAAGAGATGACTGAACAG AGAAGTTTGCTTCATGAGCAACTGGACCAGGGCAAAAAGCTGAAAGCTGCCAATTTGGGATcaaccaccaccaacaccaccaccaccaccatacTCCTGCTGCCTTCAG atgtggCGAGTCGTCTGCTCGGCACCACTTCAGAAGGCAGCGGTTCTCTTTTCTCCCTGCCACAGCTCACCCGCTACGACTGCGAGGTTAACGCCCCCGTGCAGGGCCGCCAGTACCTGCTGCAGGGGCAGGAGCTGCTGCGCGCACTGGACCATATTAACTGA